The Bdellovibrio sp. ZAP7 DNA segment GGTCTTACCCATCGCACTGACGACGACAATTAATGAGTTGTCGTTAGCTTGGTTTGCCACGCGTGCGGAAACGGCTTTGATCTTTTCGGGATCAGCAAGTGTAGCTCCGCCGTATTTTTGCACGATCAGGGGTTTCATGAAATGGACCTCAATCAAAACGTACTAATTGCGATTTGCAAAACTTGACGCCATCAACGCTGCACCTTTTGGTACACGAATCGCGTGTTTTCCAACCTGACGAGGAATGTACCCCAGGTACAGCTCGGCATTCAAATCTTTTAGTGATTTTCTTGTGACGCCTAAATGATCAGCAAGTGAATTCAGCTCTGTGCCGCCAGGAACATAGACGGTTTCGTACTCAAGCGGATCCATTTTTTCCAAGTCGCGAAAGCCATAAAGGTTCGGAGCTTTCGATATAAGCATCGCTGCAAGAATTTTTGGAACGTACTCTTGGGTTTCTACAGGAAGTGCAGAGAGTTTAATGAGCGTCCAGTAATCTTTGGTGCCATATTTTTTAATCTGACGACGAAGACCGTTTTCACCCATGTTGTAGCTTGCAGCAACCAAGTACCAAGAACCGAATTCTTCATACAGGTCTTTCAAATATTTAATCGCAGCCGTTGTGCTTTTATGCAAATCACGGCGCTCATCAAGCCACCAATTTTTATTCAAACCGTAACGAACACCTGTTGGCTCAATGAATTGCCAAGGGCCGACTGCTGCTGCCGAGCTGACAGCATTCGGGGCAAAACCACTTTCGATCATCACCATGTAAGCAAGATCGGTTGGCAGATTTGCTTTTCTTAATTCCGATTGAATAAAGGGCATGTACTTGTAAGAGCGCTGCAACCATTCGCGGAACCACTTGTTGCCTTTAACCTGGTAATAGGAAACCCACTTGCTGACTTTGTTATTGTAAGTCACGGGCAGATCGAAAATCAGATTGTCGGATTGAACATGCGTTGATCGCGCTGTCAGGGCCTTCAATTTCTCTTTTAAAGTCAGAGCATTTTGCGGCGCCAAAGGGCTTGGTGGAAGCATGGGTACTGCTGCCTTAGGATTGGCTTCTGCAAAGGCAGAAGCAGACATTTGAAATGTAAGCAAAGCAGCGAACAACGTTCTTCTCATAAGCCTTATTATGAAGTCGATTCTTTGACACTGTCGACAAAGAATTGCCGCCAGCGAGACACCATGACGAAGGTCCTTGCTTCGGTCAAATCGCAGAAAACTTGAGTCCATAAATTTTCATCGCGACGAAGGTCCGGTGTGGAGTTCTTTTCCTAGACTAAGATCGGTCCTGTCAAATGCTGGCATACACCTTGCTGCTCAACAGGAAGAGGGAGATCTGATGAGTGTAAAAGGCGTCTATACTGCACTGAGCGGAGCGATGGCACAAAGTACGAAACTGGATACGATCGCCAATAATCTGGCGAACGTGAACACGCCTGCGTTTAAACGCGATCAGCAACTCTTTCAAGAGTATCTGACGGCCAATGAAAAACCCCCTGAAGTTATTCAAATCCCTCGTGATGTCGCTTCGATAGAAAGCTTCTATAACATGCAGGGTGGCGACAAAAGTTATGTCGACACTAAAGGCACATTCACTGATTTCTCTCAAGGTGGTCTTAAACCTACTGGCAATACTTTAGACGTGGCGATTGATGGCAAAGGTTTCTTTGAAGTTGCAACTCCGGGGGGAGTGAAACTAACACGCGCCGGGAATTTTACATTGGATGGCAACGGTCAATTGGTAACTAAAGATGGTCATCCAGTTCTTAGAGCGGATGCCGCTGGTGGAGCAGATCCTGCTTCCCGCGTTTTCCGATTAGAGGCCGGCGGTGGTCCTATCACTATTGCAGATAATGGCGATGTGGTTCAGGGCACCAATAATTTGGGGAAACTTTCTTTGGTGAACGTGGCTAATCCCGATTCTTTGCAAAAGATGGGAAGTTCTTTGTACGGATTTAAACCCAATATGAATGCGGAAGTCACAAACATTGCGAACCCAAGTGTTCGTCAGGGTTTTATTGAAACTTCCAACGTCAACGTCGTACAAGAAATGACGGACATGATTCAAACCAACCGTGTTTTTGAAAGCACGCAAAAAGCCATCCACGCCTATGACCAAATGGCTGAGAAGATGGTTAACGTAGTTGGTAGCGTTAAGTAATAGATTTAAAAGTTTTTAGTTAGTGAGAAATTCCAGGAGGGAATTTAAATGCTTAAGAGTTTGAATACAGCGGCTACGGGCATGGCGGCACAACAGACAAATATGGATGTTATTGCCAATAATATTGCCAACTCCTCGACGTCAGGTTTCAAAAAATCACGCGCTGAGTTCGAAGATCTGATGTATCAAACTCAAAAAGAGCCAGGTGCTGTGACCGGCATGAACTCGGTTTCTCCAAACGGTGTGCAAACAGGTTTGGGCGTTCGCACAGCAGCGATTCAAAAAGATTTTGAAAATGGTAATGCGCAAGTCACAAAAAATCCTTTCGACATTCAAGTGGAAGGTGCGGGCTTTTTCCGTGTGATGACTGGCGATGGCGAAGTGGCTTACACTCGCGATGGTTCCTTCAAAAAAGATCCAACGGGTCGTTTGATTGATAAAAACGGTAATACTTTGCAGCCTGAAATCACGATTCCAGCAGGGACATCGGGGGTGGAAATTTCTCCGACAGGTGAAGTTCGCGCGGTTCAAGGTAACGAGGCTCCACAAGTGGTGGGGAATATTGATCTTACAACATTCGTGAACCCGGCTGGTTTGAAAGCTATGGGTAAAAATCTATTCACGCAAACACCAGCCAGCGGTCAACCGGTGACTTCTCGTCCGGGTTTGAATGGGACAGGCTATTTGGCGCAAGGTCAGTTGGAATCCAGCAACGTCAATATCGTTGATGAGATGGTAAACATGATCACAGCTCAACGTGCTTACGAAACAAACTCTAAAGTGATTCAAGCTTCCGATCAGATGCTTCAATCCATCAACAATTTGAGATAATTTTGATGAAAGTACTTTTGGCTCTGACTTTACTAATCAGTACTCAAGCCTTTGCAAGGCCTGAGATTTCCATTCCGGCGACGGTGGAGATTTCCCAACGTCCATTGTTGCGTTTGGGTGATGTCGCTGTTGTTAAAGGTGCCAATGAGTCTTTGGTTGCGCAAATAGAGTCGATCGTTATTCGTGAAGATGCCCGTGAACTTTTGATCTCTCAAAAACTGGAAGCCAAGGAAGTTTTGACCATTCTAAAAAATGAAATGGAAAATAACGAGGACTTCCGTAATTCCAAACCGGCGTTTCGTATTCCCAGCGTGGTGAAAGTGGAGTTTGCAAAAACTCCGGTTTCCCGCCAGGAAGTTGAACGCAAAATTACTAATTACCTAACGGCCCGCTGTGCGGATTGTGAGTACAAGATCACAATTCAATCCACGCCAAATCCAGCTAACCGTACCTGGGACCTGGATATGTCGCAGCTGAGCACGAAGGGTGGCTTCCTGTTGCCGGTCCGCGACGGAGACTCACGTCAAATTAAATGGATTTCCGGCACTATTCGCGTTTCGAAATTAACCCCCGTGACGACGAAACTGATCTCACAAGGGGAGCGTGTTAATTCCCAGGATCTTCAAATGCAAATGGTCGATGTGACCTTCGCGAAAGACAGTGGTCTTCGCATTGAAGATGCCAACGGGCAATTGGCCGCTCGTGCACTTCCCGTCGGAACTCCAGTATGGGCTTCCGATCTCAAACGTGAACCGGCAGCTAAGAGGGGACAGATTGTTAAAGCCATCATCGGCGACGACAGTTTTGAAATCTCTGTCAATGTCCAAGCAGAGGACACGGGCTACGTCGGCGACTTGATTAAGGTTAAAAATCTGGAAACACAAAAAGTTCTTTCAGCGATTATCGCTGAAAAAGGCGTGGTGAAGTTACAATGATGAATTTTGGTAAAACCCCATTCGTTAAGTTTACTGCCGTTATGGCAATTTTCACGGCAATGATCCTGGCAACAGGTTGCGCGACAGTGAATGATTTCGTCACGTCTCTTAAAGGCAAAGAAGAAAATCCTCCCTTAGAGAAAATCGATCAGGCGCCACGTTATTCAGATGCCGCGAACATGAAAGTACCAACGGATCGTCAGTATAAACGCATGACAAAAAATCGCATGGAAGAAGAATCTGAATTGCAAGCCAATGCGGGTTCCACTTGGGTGATGGAAGGACAAGGTTCATACCTGTTTGCTCAAAATAAAATGCGCCGTGAAGGTGACATGTTGAATGTGAAACTGGATGGTTCAGCGCAAAAGCAGGTTGAAACCAAAGTCAGCGTTATCAAAAAATTGTTGAAACAATTGGAAGAGCAGGAAAAAGGTGCACAAGCGCCGTTAAGCAACGGCTTGGCAGCGAATGCAGAGGGCGGCCGTGCCCCAGCCGCTGCAGCTCCAGCAGCTCCTGCAAAAGAAGAAGCTAAAGATGACAAAGAAGGATTGGCTGATGTGCAAAACATCCCGTCTAAAATTGTCGAAAAGTTGGCTGATGGAAATTACCGCGTGAAAGGTCAACAGCCCTTCATGATCGGCAAGCGTGAATACAAAGTGATTTTGACGGGCATGCTACGTCCCGAAGATTTCAATGACGAAGGCATCACGTCTCAAAAACTACTCGATCCCCAGTATGATGTTGTAAGCATCAGAAGGAACGCGACACATGAATAAACTTTTTAAAATCATCACTCTGGGTTTGGTACTGTTGGCGGCGTCTGCCGAAGTGGCTCAGGCCGCGCGTTTGAAAGACATCGCGACGATTCGTGGTGTTCGTGAAAATCAATTGATCGGTTACGGTATCGTTGTCGGCCTTAAAGGCACAGGCGATGGTAAAAATGAATTCATGAGTAAATCCATGGTGCGCATGTTTGATAAACTGGGCGTGAAACTTGAGGGTCAAGATTTCTCAAGTAAAAACGTGGCAGCAGTTATCATCACAGCGTCTATGCCAGCATTTGGTAAAGCGGGAAATCCAATCGATATTACGGTGAGTGCTATCGGTGATGCTTCATCATTGGCGGGTGGTACTTTGCTGCAATCGCCTTTGCGCGCAGGGAATGATGAAGTCTATGCAGTCGCACAAGGTTCCATCATCATTGGTGGTGATCCAAAAGATGCTCATCTAACTTCCGGCAGAATCCCTAATGGTGCGACGATTGAAAGAGATATGACAGCGGACTTTGCGACTCGCAAAATGTATCGTCTGACATTGATCAATCCTGATTTCACGACAGCGGCCCGTTCTGTGTTGACCATCAACAAAGAGCTTGGCGGCCACTATGCCTCTGCAAAAGATGGCGGTACGATTGATATTATCACGCCATTTGCCTATGAAAATCGCGGTGTCGAGTTGCTCGCAACGATCGAATCTATCGACATCAATCCTGATATGAAAGCGCGTGTTGTTGTGAATGAAAAAACCGGCACGATCGTGATCGGTGATAAGGTGAAGATTTCAAAAGTTGCGATCTCTCATGGTTCACTCTCTGTGAAAGTGGGCGATGGCAAAAAAGGAACTGTTGAAGAAAAGGTCGCAGTTCTTGAACCGGGTGTCAGTGTCGGGGATCTTGTGCAGGCTCTTAACAAAATGGGAGTCACGCCAAAAGACCTGATAACTATACTTCAGTCCATCAAGGCAGCTGGAGCTTTGCACGGGGAACTCGAAGTATTATGAAATTTTTGTTTCATAATGACGCACCTTTTAATAAACTGAATTTATATGTCTTAGACACATGGAAGTGTTTAGGACGCGGGGAGGGTGAGGAAGAGATCGCGAACCATGGATGGTCAAGAGTACAAGTTTTCTCGCAGGAAACAGAAGCAAAAGATCAGCAAGGTCACGGAGTGACCAAATTGAGCCGAAGCTACACTCTAAAGAGTCAAGTACAGGATGTACATGATTCTCCGAATCTCACTCCCCATTTTTTTTCTCTTTCTCTTAGTTCTATAGACGACGACGGATTGGCGAAAGGCTCCAAGCGGAGCTTTTCTCTTCGGACAGTCCTCGCTCATGATGGTTCAATTCAATTAGTATGAAACGTGGTTCGATGTTTTTCTTTCTTTCTTCATTTCCCACAGTGCTGCGGAACTTGATAAAAGCTCCGCTTGGAGCCTTTCGCCAATCCTCATTACTAGATTCTGAGAGTAATAAAAATACATTGGGGAGTGATTCGGGAAATGTGCATCTGTCTCGCTCTGGAGGTAGCTTCGAAGTCCCTGTGGCGTCGGGGAATCATCTTCTTCCGTTTGTTCCGGTTAAGTATGTGGCTTCTGTTTCTTTGGTTGTGTTTGGCTTGCTTGCTTTGCAAGCTCGCGCGGAGATGATGGAGATTCCTTTGAAGGTTAATCCGGCTGTGCAGGCGCAGTTGGAGGCTCGGGAGAAGGCGGAGGCGGAGGCTAAAGTTGCGGCCGCTGCTGCTGCGCAGGCCGCTAAGAGTGGGCAGGTTGTGGATTCGGCTGCTGTTGCTGATCGGGCTAAGTTTAAGGCTTTGCCTTCTCGGTTTATGGGTAGGCCTCAGCAGAAGTCGGCTGATGAGAAGTTGAAGGATGTTTCTAAG contains these protein-coding regions:
- a CDS encoding flagellar basal body P-ring protein FlgI; its protein translation is MNKLFKIITLGLVLLAASAEVAQAARLKDIATIRGVRENQLIGYGIVVGLKGTGDGKNEFMSKSMVRMFDKLGVKLEGQDFSSKNVAAVIITASMPAFGKAGNPIDITVSAIGDASSLAGGTLLQSPLRAGNDEVYAVAQGSIIIGGDPKDAHLTSGRIPNGATIERDMTADFATRKMYRLTLINPDFTTAARSVLTINKELGGHYASAKDGGTIDIITPFAYENRGVELLATIESIDINPDMKARVVVNEKTGTIVIGDKVKISKVAISHGSLSVKVGDGKKGTVEEKVAVLEPGVSVGDLVQALNKMGVTPKDLITILQSIKAAGALHGELEVL
- the flgF gene encoding flagellar basal-body rod protein FlgF, translated to MSVKGVYTALSGAMAQSTKLDTIANNLANVNTPAFKRDQQLFQEYLTANEKPPEVIQIPRDVASIESFYNMQGGDKSYVDTKGTFTDFSQGGLKPTGNTLDVAIDGKGFFEVATPGGVKLTRAGNFTLDGNGQLVTKDGHPVLRADAAGGADPASRVFRLEAGGGPITIADNGDVVQGTNNLGKLSLVNVANPDSLQKMGSSLYGFKPNMNAEVTNIANPSVRQGFIETSNVNVVQEMTDMIQTNRVFESTQKAIHAYDQMAEKMVNVVGSVK
- the flgA gene encoding flagellar basal body P-ring formation chaperone FlgA, with translation MKVLLALTLLISTQAFARPEISIPATVEISQRPLLRLGDVAVVKGANESLVAQIESIVIREDARELLISQKLEAKEVLTILKNEMENNEDFRNSKPAFRIPSVVKVEFAKTPVSRQEVERKITNYLTARCADCEYKITIQSTPNPANRTWDLDMSQLSTKGGFLLPVRDGDSRQIKWISGTIRVSKLTPVTTKLISQGERVNSQDLQMQMVDVTFAKDSGLRIEDANGQLAARALPVGTPVWASDLKREPAAKRGQIVKAIIGDDSFEISVNVQAEDTGYVGDLIKVKNLETQKVLSAIIAEKGVVKLQ
- a CDS encoding lytic transglycosylase domain-containing protein; amino-acid sequence: MRRTLFAALLTFQMSASAFAEANPKAAVPMLPPSPLAPQNALTLKEKLKALTARSTHVQSDNLIFDLPVTYNNKVSKWVSYYQVKGNKWFREWLQRSYKYMPFIQSELRKANLPTDLAYMVMIESGFAPNAVSSAAAVGPWQFIEPTGVRYGLNKNWWLDERRDLHKSTTAAIKYLKDLYEEFGSWYLVAASYNMGENGLRRQIKKYGTKDYWTLIKLSALPVETQEYVPKILAAMLISKAPNLYGFRDLEKMDPLEYETVYVPGGTELNSLADHLGVTRKSLKDLNAELYLGYIPRQVGKHAIRVPKGAALMASSFANRN
- a CDS encoding flagellar basal body L-ring protein FlgH — encoded protein: MMNFGKTPFVKFTAVMAIFTAMILATGCATVNDFVTSLKGKEENPPLEKIDQAPRYSDAANMKVPTDRQYKRMTKNRMEEESELQANAGSTWVMEGQGSYLFAQNKMRREGDMLNVKLDGSAQKQVETKVSVIKKLLKQLEEQEKGAQAPLSNGLAANAEGGRAPAAAAPAAPAKEEAKDDKEGLADVQNIPSKIVEKLADGNYRVKGQQPFMIGKREYKVILTGMLRPEDFNDEGITSQKLLDPQYDVVSIRRNATHE
- the flgG gene encoding flagellar basal-body rod protein FlgG — encoded protein: MLKSLNTAATGMAAQQTNMDVIANNIANSSTSGFKKSRAEFEDLMYQTQKEPGAVTGMNSVSPNGVQTGLGVRTAAIQKDFENGNAQVTKNPFDIQVEGAGFFRVMTGDGEVAYTRDGSFKKDPTGRLIDKNGNTLQPEITIPAGTSGVEISPTGEVRAVQGNEAPQVVGNIDLTTFVNPAGLKAMGKNLFTQTPASGQPVTSRPGLNGTGYLAQGQLESSNVNIVDEMVNMITAQRAYETNSKVIQASDQMLQSINNLR